A DNA window from Hordeum vulgare subsp. vulgare chromosome 1H, MorexV3_pseudomolecules_assembly, whole genome shotgun sequence contains the following coding sequences:
- the LOC123443231 gene encoding helicase and polymerase-containing protein TEBICHI — MASGSSRGHVDQFFAAKKRRPSSQHGSPGAAKGSLAGYLVRSPPAAAAACSSAALAGSPSGARRSLAASMNSDIANSAAAMNVDAGNSAAPATDYGDDLEMKRFTMEFLSHYCSDIPSVMMSDTGKGEPDKNQKRGAGNSFLAPCGDRSAKKQCVSRCGADEVPRVKELGNNMPLKWVGNRGASEPLEGFGALQRSSFTPNAAQKIAGFSAAPGETPKSASSLVSPGEDFWNAAMEFADGVSAMAHKGPRRRHCDAAADKSSCAVALGSKTLPRSGNEEFNCENTVGSNPMKQIDTFPNTSELAVTNRQHKNNSPLPVKHLDFFHEDAIQVSGLEGKEKGGTVPGSAQVNQGRPKDSSFYRTENLMRSVDDTKTITFNPDVGSTVMIPGEGLFESKTAGMGHSIDVGVRGSCMIKSDLNQLTHGKAKLPAANSNSCKPNRDSKSKFASQRVEACTPTSSVPLKDHSKLSSWLPQELCAIYMKKGIPQLYPWQVECLLVDGVLENRNLVYCASTSAGKSFVAEVLMLRRILSSQKIAILVLPYVSLCAEKAEHLEQLLAPLGKHVRSYYGNQGGGSLPKDTSVAVCTIEKANSLVNKLLEDGRLSELGIIVIDELHMVGDQHRGYLLELMLTKLRYAAGEGNSESSSGETSGSSSGKAGATHGLQIIGMSATMPNVAAVADWLQAALYQTTFRPVPLEEFIKVGNQIFDKDMNIVRVLPKIADIGGKDPDHIVELCNEVVLEGHSVLLFCSSRKGCESTAKHIAKFLKVANVGSKEVSSEFRDVASAVEALKRCPAGLDPVLEETLPFGVAYHHAGLTVEERDIVETCYRKGLVRVLTATSTLAAGVNLPARRVIFRQPRIGRDFIDGTRYRQMAGRAGRTGIDTKGESILVCRPEEVKRITGIVRSDCPPLQSCLSEDKNGMTHAIMEVVAGGIVQTASDIHRYVRCTLLNSTKSFDDVVKSAQDSLRWLCHKRFVEWNNDTKIYSTTPLGRASFGSSLNPEESLVVLDDLSRAREGFVLASDLHLVYLVTPINVEVEPDWELYYERFMQLSSLEQSVGNRVGVTEPFLMHMAHGAAMPIRGRPKRNTSGGSGVNTLINDQSLRVSKRFYVALMISRLAQEIPVTDVCESFKVARGTIQALQENAGRFASMVSAFCQRLGWQDLEGLVAKFQNRVSFGVRAEIAELTTIPFVKGSRARALYNSGLRTPVTIAEASIPEIAKALFENSWSGQDDSGLRRMQFVIAKKIKNGARRIVLEEAEAARVAAFSAFKSLGVEVPQFTTPLLPASEDSPPREAMVFPSAGHAKCQESVLGARDGDERNICSDYVAQRASTEIVGEDMHPVSTIHIKESQGIANSVNLASMQEASPLSTLPSRNVADRGPVNAHNFPGGFDGFLDQWSSVNEFSFDLHFVKKSSKLSLTIFEILGVAVCWESSPVYYCNFPKDLTPTGNNNSVELWEGFRRRWSRIVGIMQQKSVKKMTWNLKIQIQALKSPCVSCQRLSRLHLDPKTLNNIEVLDSTYVLLPPISVYNGLDICLVAWILWPDEESKTVPNLEKLVKRRLPSEAAAAANRDGRWRNQMHKAAHNGCCRRAAQTRALGSVLMKLLVSQNLSDLIETVEGPLVNVLADMELWGVGADMDACLRARHIIITRLKELDKEAYKLVGKSFSLNANADIADILFTHLKLPVPKGCEKGKLHPSTDKQCLDHLRDLHPIVSVIKEHRTLAKLLNGTLGSICSRAKLCIQSQRYIIHGNWLQTSTATGRLSMEEPNLQTVEHMVNFTTGKNDKDFTSMSMVDRHEINAREFFVPTQDNWLLVTADYSQIELRFMAHFSKDPVLIELLSKPDVDVFTMIASRWSGKEESLVSSKDRDNTKRFIYGILYGMGSNSLAEQLECSPAEAAQKIQSFKRFFPGVSSWLQQAVASCRQKGYVETLMGRRRFLTKITAGNSREKAQAQRQAVNSICQGSAADIIKVAMLKVHSVITNGSNTVDSMDGLTQNFSQIRGRCHLLLQVHDELVLEVDPSMVAEAVRLLQISMETAASLLVPLRAKVKVGKTWGSLEPFHPEP, encoded by the exons ATGGCGTCGGGCTCCTCCCGAGGTCACGTCGACCAG TTCTTCGCGGCCAAGAAGCGGAGGCCCTCGTCGCAGCATGGGAGCCCCGGGGCCGCCAAGGGGTCCCTGGCGGGGTACCTGGTCCGGTCCCCTCCCGCCGCCGCGGCGGCGTGCTCGTCGGCTGCCCTGGCTGGCTCCCCCTCAGGCGCCCGGAGGAGCCTCGCGGCGTCCATGAACTCCGACATCGCCAATTCCGCCGCGGCGATGAATGTCGACGCGGGCAATTCCGCGGCGCCGGCGACGGACTACGGGGACGACCTGGAGATGAAGCGGTTCACCATGGAGTTCCTGTCCCATTACTGCAG TGATATCCCGTCTGTTATGATGTCTGACACTGGCAAGGGCGAACCAGACAAGAATCAGAAGCGGGGCGCGGGCAACTCGTTCCTGGCTCCGTGCGGTGATAGATCTGCCAAGAAGCAGTGCGTTTCTCGTTGTGGAGCCGACGAAGTTCCAAGGGTTAAG GAATTAGGCAATAACATGCCCTTGAAATGGGTCGGTAATCGCGGTGCTTCAGAACCTCTTGAG GGATTTGGGGCCTTGCAAAGGTCCAGCTTTACTCCAAATGCTGCGCAGAAAATTGCTGGGTTTTCTGCAGCACCTGGGGAGACCCCAAAATCTGCATCCTCCCTGGTATCACCAGGGGAGGACTTCTGGAATGCCGCAATGGAATTTGCTGATGGCGTCTCTGCTATGGCTCACAAGGGTCCTCGAAGGCGACACTGTGATGCGGCAGCGGACAAGTCGTCCTGTGCAGTTGCACTGGGTTCTAAGACTCTTCCTAGATCAGGAAATGAGGAATTTAACTGTGAAAATACAGTAGGCAGCAATCCTATGAAGCAGATAGACACGTTCCCAAATACATCAGAATTAGCAGTGACAAATAGACAGCATAAAAACAACTCTCCTTTGCCTGTGAAGCATCTGGATTTCTTTCATGAGGATGCAATTCAAGTTTCAGGCTTGGAAGGTAAAGAAAAAGGTGGGACTGTTCCTGGAAGTGCACAAGTGAACCAGGGTCGACCGAAGGACAGTAGCTTTTATAGAACGGAAAACCTCATGCGTTCTGTAGATGACACAAAGACAATTACTTTTAATCCAGACGTCGGTTCTACGGTCATGATTCCTGGTGAAGGTTTGTTCGAGTCAAAAACTGCAGGGATGGGTCATTCAATTGATGTCGGAGTCAGAGGTTCTTGTATGATTAAGAGTGACCTCAATCAACTGACCCATGGTAAGGCTAAATTGCCTGCTGCAAATTCGAATTCTTGCAAGCCTAACAGAGATTCCAAGAGTAAGTTTGCTTCTCAAAGAGTGGAAGCTTGCACTCCTACCAGCTCTGTTCCTCTAAAGGATCATTCCAAGCTCTCAAGCTGGCTCCCTCAGGAGCTTTGTGCTATATACATGAAAAAAGGCATTCCACAGCTATATCCATGGCAG GTGGAATGTTTACTTGTGGATGGTGTCTTGGAGAATCGCAATCTTGTATATTGCGCATCTACGAG TGCTGGTAAAAGTTTTGTTGCTGAAGTTCTGATGTTGAGACGGATATTGTCCAGTCAAAAGATAGCAATTCTAGTCCTTCCGTATGTTTCATTATGTGCTGAAAAG GCTGAACATCTCGAGCAACTTCTTGCCCCACTGGGTAAGCATGTCCGTAGCTACTATGGGAATCAGGGGGGAGGGTCACTTCCTAAGGATACATCAGTTGCTGTGTGTACCATAGAGAAGGCGAATTCTCTGGTAAACAAGTTGTTGGAGGATGGCCGCCTTTCTGAACTTGGTATAATTGTAATAGATGAGCTTCATATG GTTGGCGATCAGCACAGAGGGTACCTTTTGGAGCTGATGCTCACAAAACTTCGGTATGCCGCTGGTGAAGGAAATTCAGAGTCATCTAGTGGAGAAACTTCAGGTTCTAGCAGTGGCAAGGCGGGTGCCACCCATGGATTACAGATTATTGGTATGAGTGCTACTATGCCCAACGTTGCAGCTGTAGCTGACTGGCTTCAA GCCGCACTGTATCAAACTACCTTTCGACCCGTCCCATTGGAGGAGTTTATCAAAGTTGGTAATCAAATATTTGATAAAGACATGAATATTGTACGCGTACTTCCTAAAATAGCTGATATTGGTGGTAAGGATCCAGACCATATTGTTGAGTTGTGCAATGAG GTTGTTCTGGAGGGTCATTCTGTTCTTTTGTTTTGCTCCAGCCGAAAAGGCTGTGAATCAACTGCAAAGCATATTGCGAAGTTCTTGAAAGTAGCTAATGTTGGTTCAAAAGAAGTTAGCTCAGAGTTCCGAGATGTTGCATCTGCAGTTGAAGCCTTGAAGAGATGTCCTGCTGGGTTAGATCCTGTATTGGAAGAAACCCTTCCATTTGGTGTTGCATACCACCATGCTGGTCTCACG GTTGAGGAGAGAGACATTGTGGAAACATGCTACCGCAAAGGCCTTGTCCGAGTTTTGActgccacatcaactttagctgcTGGAGTAAACTTGCCTGCGAGGCGAGTTATATTCAGGCAACCTAGGATAGGTCGTGATTTCATTGATGGGACTCGCTATAGACAGATGGCTGGTCGCGCTGGTCGAACTGGAATAGACACAAAAGGAGAGAGT ATACTTGTATGTAGGCCTGAAGAGGTAAAGAGGATAACAGGTATTGTTAGAAGTGATTGCCCCCCCTTGCAGTCATGCCTCTCAGAAGACAAAAATGGAATGACTCATGCAATTATGGAGGTTGTTGCTGGTGGGATCGTGCAAACTGCAAGTGATATTCATCGATATGTGAGGTGTACGCTGCTTAACTCCACCAAATCTTTTGACGATGTCGTAAAGTCTGCTCAAGACTCTCTTCGTTGGTTATGCCATAAAAGATTTGTTGAGTGGAACAATGACACCAAGATATACTCCACCACTCCACTTGGACGAGCATCTTTTGGCAGTTCTCTTAATCCCGAGGAATCACTG GTTGTGCTTGATGATCTTTCAAGGGCAAGAGAAGGTTTTGTTCTGGCATCTGATTTGCATTTAGTCTACTTGGTAACCCCCATAAATGTGGAAGTTGAACCTGACTGGGAATTATACTATGAGAGGTTCATGCAACTGTCTTCTCTTGAGCAG TCAGTTGGCAACCGGGTTGGAGTAACAGAACCTTTCTTGATGCACATGGCCCATGGGGCAGCAATGCCTATTCGCGGAAGGCCCAAGAGAAATACTAGTGGAGGTTCTGGTGTAAACACTCTTATTAATGACCAGTCACTTAGAGTATCTAAGCGCTTTTATGTGGCGTTGATGATATCAAGGCTGGCTCAG GAGATTCCTGTCACAGATGTTTGTGAATCATTTAAAGTTGCCAGAGGTACGATTCAAGCTTTGCAGGAAAATGCTGGCAGGTTTGCTTCAATGGTTTCTGCCTTTTGTCAGAGACTTGGTTGGCAGGATTTAGAAGGTCTTGTTGCCAAGTTCCAAAACCGTGTCTCGTTTGGAGTTAGGGCGGAGATCGCAGAACTTACAACAATTCCATTCGTCAAG GGCTCACGTGCAAGGGCTCTTTATAACTCTGGTTTGCGTACCCCTGTTACCATTGCTGAAGCATCTATTCCTGAAATCGCAAAAGCTCTTTTCGAAAACTCTTGGTCTGGTCAAG ATGATTCTGGTTTACGGCGAATGCAATTCGTTATAgccaagaaaataaaaaatggaGCTCGTAGAATTGTTCTTGAGGAGGCAGAAGCAGCCAGAGTAGCAGCATTCTCAGCTTTCAAGTCACTTGGGGTAGAAGTTCCTCAGTTTACCACACCTCTGCTCCCAGCTAGTGAGGACTCTCCACCTCGAGAGGCCATGGTATTTCCTAGTGCAGGTCATGCTAAGTGCCAAGAGTCAGTTTTAGGGGCACGTGATGGTGATGAAAGAAACATCTGCTCTGATTATGTTGCTCAAAGGGCTTCTACAGAGATTGTAGGGGAGGATATGCACCCTGTTTCTACCATTCATATTAAAGAGAGCCAAGGAATAGCAAATAGTGTCAACCTTGCTAGTATGCAAGAAGCATCACCTTTATCGACGTTGCCCAGCAGAAATGTGGCTGACAGAGGTCCTGTCAATGCACATAACTTCCCTGGAGGGTTTGATGGTTTCCTTGATCAATGGTCTTCTGTTAATGAATTTTCTTTTGATCTTCATTTTGTTAAGAAATCAAGTAAACTATCTTTGACCATTTTTGAAATTCTTGGGGTGGCTGTTTGTTGGGAAAGTTCACCCGTCTACTACTGCAATTTCCCAAAAGACCTAACCCCAACTGGCAACAATAATTCTGTTGAATTGTGGGAAGGATTTAGGAGAAGATGGAGTAGAATAGTTGGCATTATGCAGCAaaagagtgtcaagaaaatgacaTGGAATTTGAAGATCCAGATTCAGGCACTTAAATCTCCCTGTGTTTCTTGTCAACGGCTTTCTAGGCTTCACCTTGACCCTAAAACATTGAACAATATTGAAGTCCTAGACAGCACATATGTGTTATTACCACCAATCTCTGTCTATAATGGGTTAGACATATGCTTGGTGGCATGGATTCTCTGGCCAGATGAGGAAAGCAAaacagtgccaaacctcgagaag TTAGTGAAGAGACGGCTACCTAGTGAGGCTGCAGCAGCAGCAAATCGGGATGGCAGATGGAGGAATCAGATGCACAAAGCAGCTCACAACGGTTGCTGTAGGCGGGCTGCACAGACAAGAGCACTGGGTTCTGTTTTGATGAAGTTGCTTGTTTCTCAAAATCTCAGTGATTTGATTGAAACAGTTGAGGGTCCATTG GTAAATGTTCTTGCTGATATGGAATTATGGGGAGTTGGTGCTGACATGGATGCATGTCTCCGTGCGAGGCATATTATAATAACAAGGCTGAAGGAGCTAGACAAAGAAGCATACAAATTAGTGGGCAAGAGTTTCTCACTAAATGCAAATGCTGACATCGCTGACATTCTTTTTACTCACTTAAAACTGCCAGTACCAAAAGGGTGCGAGAAAGGGAAGTTGCATCCTAGCACTGACAAGCAGTGTCTGGACCATCTAAG GGATCTACACCCAATTGTCTCAGTAATTAAGGAACATAGAACATTGGCCAAACTGTTGAATGGCACATTGGGGTCCATCTGTTCACGGGCTAAGTTGTGCATCCAATCCCAAAGGTACATCATACATGGAAATTGGCTTCAGACATCAACTGCTACTGGCCGTCTATCAATGGAAGAGCCAAATCTTCAG ACTGTTGAGCACATGGTGAATTTCACAACAGGAAAGAATGATAAAGATTTCACAAGCATGTCAATGGTTGATCGTCATGAAATCAATGCCCGTGAATTTTTTGTTCCCACTCAA GACAACTGGTTGTTGGTAACTGCCGATTACTCCCAGATAGAGCTGCGTTTTATGGCGCATTTTTCTAAAGATCCTGTATTGATCGAGCTTCTAAGTAAACCAGATGTTGATGTGTTTACTATGATTGCCTCAAGATGGAGTGGCAAAGAAGAGTCTTTGGTCTCTTCTAAGGACCGAGATAACACAAAGAGATTTATTTATGGCATCCTTTATGGAATGGGCTCCAACTCCCTTGCAGAACAACTTGAATGCAGCCCAGCTGAAGCTGCACAGAAAATTCAAAGTTTCAAGAGATTCTTTCCAGGCGTTTCTTCGTGGCTACAACAAGCTGTGGCATCATGTCGCCAAAAAGG ATATGTTGAAACCTTGATGGGACGGAGACGTTTTCTTACAAAGATTACCGCTGGAAATAGCAgagagaaagctcaagcacagagACAAGCAGTTAATTCTATTTGCCAG GGTTCTGCTGCTGATATTATCAAGGTGGCTATGCTTAAGGTTCATTCTGTAATAACCAATGGGAGTAACACAGTTGATTCCATGGATGGGCTTACGCAAAACTTTTCACAAATCAGAGGGCGTTGTCACCTTCTTTTGCAG GTGCATGATGAACTTGTGCTTGAAGTTGACCCGTCTATGGTGGCAGAGGCTGTAAGGCTGCTACAGATAAGCATGGAAACTGCAGCTTCACTCTTGG TACCTTTACGCGCTAAAGTGAAGGTTGGAAAAACATGGGGTTCACTTGAGCCTTTCCACCCAGAGCCTTGA